TCACGCAGTTCAGCCTCCAAGCACCAAGGTCTCATGTGCACTGTCAAGCCAATGTATATGATGGCCCAGGTGCAAAACACTGCGAGATAATTTAATTCAGTCCTGCTCCGAGCACAGAACCCCTCACCTGTTGgccttgcatttaaaatgtgcttcatTGGTCTTTATTTTGAACTTGTATGTTGGTTTCTTTTAGAAATTCTATGAATGATAAGGtctttgaggggggggggggggaaagaaaactaTTAAAGCGTTTATAGAAGTCCACCGAATGCCATGTTTTGAGGCAGTGATTTACAATTTCGAGGAGCTGTAAGCATTTCCTTCACAAGGTCACCGTCACGATGACAGATTTGCTTTTGGGCTAATTCAGCGCGATGCGAAATCACCGAGGCCACCTGTGTGTCACCATTAGAACAAAGATATGCATTCGCAAAGATCACAAACAAGTCCAGATGTTTTCCCaccaataaacataaaaaaagagaagttaTATAACCGCACTataaatcatttcaaatgaaagcaaatttGTTTCGGGGAGGCAGTGGCCTGCTCTGGCTTCATATTGTTTTTGGCCCCTTCCTGTCAACATTATGCTTATGTTTGCAGCCTGGGGTAATCTCCACGGATCCCAGTAGCGTGTACAAGCAATTAAAACGATACCATCTTTACACCCCTGCAaccaataaatgaaataatatcacTGTTTTATTAAGCCCCTAAACGTCTGGAGCAATAGCAAGGCAGGATTTTATAAAGGGGATGCACTTTTAATACCTTATCATCTCCCCGATTTAAATAAGAGCGAGTGTTCAGCTTTAGGGAGTCTGTGAGGGACCGTTATCTAAGACACAAACAGCGGAGTCAACACATTATACTCatgaaattaattaacaaatctACCTACTTCTTTTAATATGTACAAATAATCATTATCTACCAACTACTTACTtatctacaaaaaaaatctaattaaagaGGTGGCAAAAAGCTgataaaagcattaaaacaacttttgaaaatgttgttGTCTTATTAATTAATCTAAGTATTGTTAATAAAaacttggttaaaaaaaaggtgaacgagcacgcacacacgcacacacacgtgctcacaaacacacacatgcacacatgcacagagacacacgcacacacgcacacacgcacacacacacacacacacacacacacacacgcacacacgcacacacaggcacatacatgctcacaaacacacacatgcacacacacacacacacgcacacacacaggcacatacgtgctcacaaacacacacatgcacacacacacacacacacacacacgcacacacacacgcacacccaggCACATAcgtgctcacaaacacacacacgcacacatgcacagagacacacacccacacccacacacacaggcacacacacacgcacacacgcacacacgcacacacgcacacacgcacgcacacattgGCCTCGGGAAGGTGGTGTTGGCTTGCACAAACTATTCAGTATACATTCCTCCCAGATGGAATTCTCATATTGCCCCACACATTTCCACGTATGTGTAAAGAAACAATCGTTTCAGGGagtaaagaaatgaaatgagggGGAAAGTACATAAAGGACAGTTTTTACCTCCAGCTCCAGAGGATGGAAATACTATGCTTCAGGTAAGGGTAGCTGcaagcgtgtgagtgtgtgtgtgtgtgtgttttactttttattctGCATTAGCTAGCACCTCTTTGGCATCCAAAAATATTtaagcagcaggagcagggcgaGGGTACTTTCCTTCTGACAGCGCAGAGTCTAATCCAAGGCATGACAATACTTCAGCCCGAGGCACGAAGGGTAGACACATCATGTCTCTTACTGTAAATCAATACTGTTCTGCGACAAGAATATTCCCGAGCCCGCATGACACCTGATGATCCAATTTAATCATAGAGATACAACTGTTAATAAGTAATATGCGCTAGGACAGCATATTCATCGATTCGCTCATTCATTTACTCTATAAATCTCCGATAGCGTTCGGGCGTGAGCAGGATCTGGTGTTCTAACACAGGCTTGCAATCAATCGACAGtcgtccttaactttgatttacagttcaacaaaattgtttttttctttctttctaaaaaCAGTCTGGCGGGTTACTTTTGGCGGTTGCTGTATTGCCAAATTGAACTGATGGCGAAACCCAGGCCTCAGCATTGAGCCATTCAGGGGGGGCCGTGAACAGTCACCTCCAGGGTCTTCTGTGCCTCCCGCTGGCTAAAACACACGGAGAACCCGGGCCACAGAGAATCAGGGGAGCGTGGGCGTGTGCGAGAGCCCCTGAGTGATCCCCACTCCTCCCACACCAACGCCGCGGCGCGTCGGTCCAGCGGAACGGACGAGCGAAAAGCGAGCGAGTGCATCTCGCCCTGTTTTCTTTGGACTCCACCGCAGGTTTTATAGCGATGGTCTCCAAGAGGCCAAACCCTCCAGTTTCCTATTACTCGGACAGACCTTGTGTTTGCCCTCTCCACCTCTTTTTTCTTtcgctcttcttttttttccttcttttttttttaaaccaatgtcTGAAGAGATTTTTCCTGATATGTTGAATAAATAACCTGTGCAGCTGAGCAAACAGAGCCCGCTTAGAGGAGAATATGGCCAGGGGAGCAGTGAGCTGGTtcaggttctggttctgctgAGGACGATGTGAATTAGCTTGAGGCTGAGCACGGAAAAACGGTTGTGGCCAATGAGGGGGTGCGGTGTTTTAAGCTGGTGACAAGGGCGGGGCTGGGAGGCTGTGGGACCCCCGGGCCACCAGCACAGCTTCCTAAGAGCAGAtggggacagagaaagacaggaagGCCATGACAGAGCCAAAGATGACCTACTGTGCTGGTCTACATAGTTCCACTCGAGTGAGGAGAGAGCCAATAAAGCACAAACAGTCCAACAGGGAGGTTATGAGGAAAACGAGAAGGTAAAAAAGGAGGGAACAATGGTCTTCGTTCAATAGCCTAAAAAGAGCTGAGATTCTTCGATAGTGAACCAAAAAACAATCACAGCAGAACCACCATACAGTAAATTCATAAATCAAGACTCTTTACACAtactgtaactgaaaaaaaactgagaaatctTTCAAGgctgtttttccttctcttcagatattttaagcattttaatcTGTCAAAACGTTACAGGAAGAAAATATTGATGGAAGTTAAATTTTTGATGGAAGTGAGATTTtaccacacactacacccacTAATATGAGGACACATGAATATGCTATGCCAAGTATAtctttatcatttattatttgtgGCACATGCTTTGCTgtaaatgaattttattcacatttcacCCTAACTGCTTTAGCAGTGAGTGCCAACACAAAGTTGAAATACCCTGAAaagaaatattgcattttttttcatatgaaaaagCATACATTAGCATCAGGGTGGCCCAAAGCACGAAACGGTATGTTCTATAAACCCTACAGTACAGGGACCCCCATATGGTCTGTATAATAAATTACAGTATTCGATTTTACAGTTCCTCGCTGCAGCATGTATCTGGCCGCACTTCAGGCGAAAGCGCATGAATGTCAGCTTCTCCGAGGTGAAACAATCCAGTTGATTCAGGGAGCGCGCGCGCACGGGCCAGAAACACGGAACCGTACGCACGCGCTCTGGAGCAGGGGCGCGCCGAATTCGGGATAAACTCTCGCTCCGCCCTTTAACACCGCGGCACCAGCGAGAGCGCCTGCCGGGCCGCTGGCCTGCAGGAGCGCGAAAACGCCCGCACGCTACAGCTAGGCCCATCGGCGGACCCGTTTGGCTGGAGAGTGCGTATCTTCCTTCGGCCCTGGGAGCAGGCGCTATCCCCCCCCCTAGCCTTCAAAGATGTGGAGTGGAGACAGTGCAGCGCTTGTCTGAGGATAATTTATGTGCCTGAAATGGGAGCGACTCTGGAGGAAgcggggaagagggggagcgcATCTGCGAGAGCGAGCGCAGCCGCAGCGCCACGGCCAGCGGAGCCGAGCGGCGGGAAACGCGTAACCCAATAGCCTCGCGGCCGCCACGAGATCCAACCAATGGGGAGGCGCGGAACTTTCgacacaaaataaacagacagggagaagacagagaaaacaaacaatgaaatcTCTGTAATAATCCAgggtatccccccccccccccccactccatccCCAAGGTATTTCCTGAGCTGTCGGTGCCCTAACGGTGTCCCCGCCCGTGCTCTGGCACAGGCCAAAGACAACATTATGTCTGAAAGGGGGATTGTATCGAGGCTAAGGTGATAACACCGCAGTGGCCTGCTGTGGCCCTTGTGAATCAGTTACGGCACACACAATGTCAACACGCGTCCCTGCTCCGACCAGTCTGATCCAGTCCCCGGAATGACTCTTCCGGAGTCCGTCACCAACCACCGTGCGATATTCCGACACGGCACAGCGGAACCAGCGAAGGAGTGATACACTATCAGCCCCTATTCAGAAATAAGCATCATGGAAACCAGTCTGAGCGCCATGATGATAACCAATGTGCTGAACGCACACGCCACCATTTTAGCGAGCAAAACACAAAGACCTGGTACCAGCCAGGACCTGCGGCGAGCGCGCGGACATCACAACGCCAACAGGCTGTAAGCGAGAGGGGGGGACGGGAGGGCTTCCCTACCATGGACTTGGTGAAGGGGCGGACCAAGTTGAAGAGCAGCGTCATCAGCCACCAGCTGCGATGGATGGAGGTGTACATCATGTTCCCAGGGTGCACGGCGTTGCAGCAGACGCCGTTGGGGGAGAGCCGGCGGTGAAGCTCGTTGGAGAAGAGGATGTTGCAGAGCTTGGCGCGGTTGTACGCCAGCATGGACCAGTAGTCTTTCTTAGCAGGAGACAGCAGCGCGAGGTCCACCTTCCCACACGTGTCCACCAGGTCTGTGAACCTGCAACACACAGCGCTCAGAACCCGGCCCCAATGAGATCCGTACAGCatctactactactattattactgctgcaactattactactactattgctactcctactactactgctaatgctactactactactactgctgaaattattactactactactgctaatgctactactactactactgctgcaattattactactactactgctaatgctactgctaatactactgctgctaatgATAatgctactactagtactactgctgcaactattactattactattgccaatgctactgctattactacGACTACTACAgctaatgctactactactactaccacttcTGCTGCTGcaactattactactactattgctaATGCAACTGCTATTTCTACTACAGCTAATgctactgttactgctgctCCTGCAACTACTACCACTGCCaatgctgctactactacaagcactactactacaactgccaatgctgctactactactactgctaatgttgctgctgctactactactactattgctGCTGCTAatcctgctgctgttgctgctgctgctgctactacctCCTAATTAACAGGGTTACTTCCATAGCTCAcagttttacacatttttcactTATACAGctttatatttattgaagcaattcaggttaagtaccttgctcaagggtacaaaagCAGCACCCCCCATTGGGAATTGAACCAGCAACCATCTGGATATGGGCCCAGTTCCTTAAATACTATTCCACACTGCTTCAACGCACTAAATTATGATTCTATCGCTCTGGACACATCACTAAATTTATCTAAAAATGTCTGTTAATAAGAACAGCCGCAGCCAATAAAATGCATCTGGGAAAATAGGTGCATTACAAACACAGTCATTTGCATTTGCCAGAGGTAACGTGAGCAAATGACAGGCCTTTCATATTTGTCAAAGAGTGCCATCTCAAGCATATCCTTTGTTTTCCATGGGGGCTTGGTTTAATAATCAGGATTAACCTCTAAAAGAGGCGGGAACACGCTAGTGTACAGCACACATAGACGGAACGAGGGCTGGCAGACGGCAGCTTTTTCACACAGTATACTAATGTCATGCTTGAATACAAATCAAAGAAGCAACATGACGTTCTTTAATTGTCTCTGACGGAGCTGTTAAATGCCAGATGTTTGACAAGGTCCCTGAACAAGGGGCTGGAATGGGACATGCTATGCTACTGCGCAGTCACAGTAATACATCACAATCTCGGAAAATATCAAAGTGGCAGGCACCTCCCTGAGcgcaatttttttcttcttctttgttttgttttgttttgatggaAGCAATGAATTAACTATTCACATCATAATCTATTAAACATaaaacgaaaaaaagaaaatgttaccTTTGCTTCGCTATGGCCCTAAGTTGTGCCTTTGGACACACAATGCAACATCTGCAAGCTTTCTTTAATACCGTAACTTGAACTCTTGAGGGGTTCTGTGCCACAGATTCTTGTTTAGCCTCTAGCCAGCAATCCTGGCATTGTTTTGTTAGCACCTGTTAGTTTTACTGTGTGCCCAGGAAGCTCTATTCTAGCTTCTCAAAGCATGCCGTTTTGAATCTGAAGTAGTACAAGTTTTAATAGAGCCATATTTTTAcatggttatgtgtgtgtggtgcacatGCCtatatagatgtgtgtgtatgtgtgcatgtgtgtgcatatgcgtgtgtgtgtgtggcgatGGGGTTTGGGGGAGCACTATCCAATTTATAGTGCCTGTTTTTTACCTGCACATCTTTGTTGAGCTGCCATACTGACTGCACTTTGCCTCAACTCAACTATTCTCAGTTTGGGACTGTATTTTTACACCTTTCAAAACTGGCCTAATTCTACAAGATAGGGTCAAGCAGATTATGGTTACTATCTAATTACAAGATAAGGTTTTGTGTCTTTTAACAGTTCTGCAGAAGGGGGAGGGCATTTCTTTTAACGGCAGATAGTTTCTATGGCTTTTCTTCCTTTAACGTGAGCCGGAGCTAATGTAATAAGGAGAAGTAAATCTATCTGCATTGTGTCAGTTACACTGTAAGCCCCGGTGTTGGGAAGCGAtaaagttttcatttgaaaccCCGGCTTGcctttttccctccattttctctctgtctcagtctctctctcaccagtcCCTTGGGGtcaaggttttattttatggcAAAGGGGCTTAAAAATAATCTGCAgcaagggtcaaaggtcagcatCTGAGCTTtccagaaagaaataaaataaaggaacggggggggggggaagcacgGGGGCTTCAATAGGAGCAATTCCAAAAAGTCTGAAATTAAGTAGCCTTTGTGAAAGATGTAATATTAgattatttttccccccctttttctaAAAGGTATCTTTTTCCTCTTATGAACTCAGTACAGTTCCATGAACCCACCTACTCTGCGTCCACATGAACTCTGTCCTTTAAATTTACAGCTCAAACTCGAGCTCTTATAAATGTGCATTAAACAAACGCAGGgcatgttacattttaatttcagttcactTATGGGATTCTCACGAAACGCAGAGCGGTCATCTTCATAATGGACCTTATCCCACGGCTACGGCAGCCGCACTCTTctgattgtttttaatatcCGCGAAAAAATGTATCCTGGCTCTCGCGCCGCGCGGCAGTTGGAATTCATGGAGCAGGACTTTAATTGCATTGCTTCTTCTGCTAGAATAACTCCAAGTACGTTCTTGGCACGGTGTCGGGGGGTTACTGCGTGGCGAATCTATGGAGGTCGTTGCGTTCTGATTTAATCAATCTCTATTCCATCTCCGGCCAAAATCAATTCCTGGCCGTCCAGAGTGACCAGCGTGGAATGCTTGGCGAAACGACAGGAGGGGCGCAAGGCGGGCTTTAGAACGACCACTGCAGAGATTATcccgaccaaaaaaaaaaaagaaaaaaaagaaacacagatgGAGCGGGTCAAAGAGAAGTCCAGCAAATATTGGGACAGTGCGTGAATGATTCGGCTGATAAGGTCATTTGTCAAGTTGACGATGTTTTTCAGACGATCGCGTTTCACGCGGCTGTACACGTCTGAGAGCCGgcctttcagagagagagagagagagacgctgaCGGACAGGCTGACGGACCAGCGCAACCCGCTGCGTTTCCGTGACAGCACAGcgcaggggggaagggggggggggcgcactcACCTGTGCGATTCGGAGGACACCACCACCACGCGGGCGGGGGCCGAGCGTCGCAGGACGTCCTGGAGGCACTGCACCAGGTAGAAGTGGCCCAGGTGGCAGATCTGGAACGTGGACTCCAGCCCGTCCTCGGTCAGCTTCCAGGGCTGGGTGCACACGGCTGCGTTACACACCAGGATGTGCagggctctgggggggggggaggcaaacGGCTCAACTTAACTATACACCCCTATCATACCATATCATACACACATCATGCCTCATATATTTACCTCATACATTTTATCCAGTGATGACATTCTGTAGAAGAAGTAACTCAGGATCCAGGCACAGCTATATCACAACTCACAGTATAACTGTTCTTGAGAAGCTATAAACTAACATACcttctcaaaatatttcaagCAATCACCTCAGTTTTTTAATATTCTCCACTGT
Above is a genomic segment from Anguilla rostrata isolate EN2019 chromosome 16, ASM1855537v3, whole genome shotgun sequence containing:
- the wwox gene encoding WW domain-containing oxidoreductase isoform X2, yielding MAALKYAGLDDTDSEDELPPGWEERTTKDGWVYYANHDEMKTQWEHPKTGKKRRCAGDLPYGWEQETDDKGQVFYVDHINKRTTYFDPRQAFTVEDVQHKPKRYDANTPALEILQGRDLSDRVVVITGANSGIGFETARSFALHGAHVVLACRNKTRANEAVGLIQKEWHKSRVEAMNLDLASLSSVKEFAEAFKAKNLALHILVCNAAVCTQPWKLTEDGLESTFQICHLGHFYLVQCLQDVLRRSAPARVVVVSSESHRFTDLVDTCGKVDLALLSPAKKDYWSMLAYNRAKLCNILFSNELHRRLSPNGVCCNAVHPGNMMYTSIHRSWWLMTLLFNLVRPFTKSMGLIVYHSFAGSAVPCRNIARWLVTDSGRVIPGTGSDWSEQGRVLTLCVP